One window of the Dermacentor andersoni chromosome 10, qqDerAnde1_hic_scaffold, whole genome shotgun sequence genome contains the following:
- the kud gene encoding dolichyl-diphosphooligosaccharide--protein glycosyltransferase subunit TMEM258, translated as MATIGLLGIEHMYKYVSPVNPAVYPHLTLVLMGIGLFFMAWFFVYEVTSTKFTRDLFKELIISLVAAVFLGFGILFLLLWVGIYV; from the exons ATGGCAACCATCGGTTTG TTGGGCATCGAGCACATGTACAAGTATGTCAGCCCGGTCAACCCGGCTGTCTACCCGCACCTCACGCTGGTGCTCATGGGCATCGGCCTGTTCTTCATGGCCTGGTTCTTTGT CTACGAGGTGACCTCGACAAAGTTCACGCGAGACCTCTTCAAGGAGCTCATCATCTCTCTAGTCGCCGCAGTGTTCCTGGGCTTCGGCATTCTGTTCCTGCTCCTCTGGGTTGGCATATACGTCTAG